In Synechococcus sp. PCC 6312, one genomic interval encodes:
- a CDS encoding ferredoxin thioredoxin reductase catalytic beta subunit — translation MSTSFMSNGYQPQQASDKNLEAMRKFAETYAKRTGTYFCVDLGTTAVVLEGLAKHKDDYGSPLCPCRHYDDKEAEVAAVYWNCPCVPMRERKECHCMLFLTPDNPFVGPAQEISFDQIREETNRYSVSE, via the coding sequence ATCAACCGCAACAAGCCTCCGATAAAAACTTGGAAGCCATGCGTAAGTTTGCGGAAACCTATGCCAAGCGCACGGGTACTTATTTTTGCGTGGATTTGGGGACAACAGCGGTGGTGCTGGAGGGCCTGGCCAAACATAAGGATGACTACGGCTCTCCTTTATGCCCTTGCCGCCATTATGACGATAAGGAAGCCGAGGTAGCTGCGGTTTATTGGAACTGTCCCTGTGTACCGATGCGGGAACGCAAAGAATGCCACTGTATGTTGTTTTTGACCCCAGACAATCCCTTTGTGGGCCCCGCTCAAGAAATCAGCTTTGACCAAATCCGTGAGGAAACCAATCGTTATTCGGTCAGTGAATGA
- a CDS encoding DUF309 domain-containing protein — translation MRKPIVIRSVNELSPQVWQAVLEFNQGEFYACHDTLEALWAEAREPERTFFQGILQLAVACYHLQNQNQRGAVLLLAGGCRRLNQYWPAYGWVDVASLVEQAQALLECLQTNQPPQAWPKLHIVTLAPISPSVGVDDGFDGE, via the coding sequence GTGAGGAAACCAATCGTTATTCGGTCAGTGAATGAGCTATCCCCTCAGGTTTGGCAGGCTGTTTTGGAGTTTAACCAGGGCGAGTTCTATGCCTGCCATGACACCTTAGAAGCCCTTTGGGCAGAGGCCCGTGAACCGGAGCGAACCTTTTTTCAGGGGATTCTCCAGTTAGCGGTTGCCTGTTACCACCTCCAGAACCAGAATCAACGGGGGGCAGTTCTCCTCTTGGCCGGGGGCTGTCGGCGGTTAAACCAGTATTGGCCTGCTTATGGTTGGGTAGATGTGGCTTCACTTGTTGAACAAGCCCAGGCCCTGTTGGAGTGTTTACAAACTAACCAGCCCCCCCAGGCCTGGCCAAAGCTGCACATTGTAACCTTGGCCCCCATATCCCCTAGCGTTGGCGTTGATGATGGTTTTGACGGCGAATGA
- a CDS encoding phosphate-starvation-inducible PsiE family protein, which produces MSWLTALGQFIVELAVSDEKFLKALKRVEGLASRILALGMIVVIIAAITDVGQFILTELLTPPYWQFTTDLVRIFGLFLNVLVALEILENITAYLRTDVSAQIVELVIVTALIAIARKIIILNIDQPETIPKLVGLAVSILAVTISYWIIRRQNHHQRQR; this is translated from the coding sequence ATGTCTTGGTTGACGGCGTTGGGGCAATTCATTGTCGAGCTTGCGGTTAGTGACGAGAAGTTTCTGAAGGCATTAAAACGAGTTGAAGGTCTAGCCTCGCGAATTTTAGCCTTAGGGATGATTGTGGTTATTATTGCGGCCATTACTGATGTTGGCCAGTTCATCTTAACAGAGCTACTCACTCCCCCCTATTGGCAATTTACAACCGATTTAGTGCGAATTTTTGGTTTATTTCTCAATGTTTTAGTGGCCTTGGAAATTCTAGAAAATATTACGGCTTACCTGCGGACGGATGTTTCTGCCCAAATCGTTGAATTAGTTATTGTGACAGCTTTAATTGCCATTGCCCGAAAAATCATTATTTTGAATATTGATCAACCGGAGACCATTCCTAAATTAGTCGGCTTGGCCGTGAGTATTTTGGCTGTCACCATCAGCTATTGGATCATTCGCCGTCAAAACCATCATCAACGCCAACGCTAG
- the rplT gene encoding 50S ribosomal protein L20: protein MARVKRGNVARKRRKKILKLAKGFRGAHSKLFRAANQVVMKALCNAYRDRRRRKRDFRRLWIARINAAARLHGVSYSQLIGQLKQADIELNRKMLSQLAILDPDAFAKVVAVATQK, encoded by the coding sequence ATGGCTAGGGTAAAACGGGGCAATGTCGCCCGCAAACGGCGCAAAAAAATTCTCAAGTTAGCGAAAGGCTTCCGCGGCGCGCACTCCAAACTATTTCGGGCCGCTAACCAAGTGGTGATGAAAGCACTTTGTAATGCCTATCGCGACCGGCGGCGGCGCAAACGGGACTTCCGGCGGTTGTGGATTGCCCGGATCAATGCGGCAGCCAGGCTTCATGGTGTCAGCTACAGCCAATTGATTGGCCAGTTGAAGCAGGCCGACATCGAGCTTAACCGGAAAATGTTATCCCAATTGGCGATTCTTGACCCAGATGCCTTTGCAAAAGTGGTTGCAGTGGCCACGCAAAAGTAA
- the rpmI gene encoding 50S ribosomal protein L35: MPKLKTRRAAAKRFRATGSGKWIRRKANKNHLLEHKGSDRKNRLSQMAVVDERDGERVTLMLPYL; this comes from the coding sequence ATGCCAAAACTTAAGACCCGCCGCGCCGCCGCCAAACGATTTCGAGCCACCGGAAGTGGTAAGTGGATCCGCCGGAAAGCTAATAAGAATCACCTCTTAGAGCACAAAGGCTCCGATCGGAAAAATCGCCTCTCCCAAATGGCTGTTGTGGATGAGCGGGATGGGGAACGGGTGACGTTGATGTTGCCCTACCTGTAA
- the ftsH gene encoding ATP-dependent zinc metalloprotease FtsH — protein MKSARTRHQRLTGFGFGKLALVVALGMINVPAALAQARSSEVSYSQFLQDIKQGKVAKVDIYPEQNLAKFHLKGQKDSNPPQEVVLFDRNSELVELLRRSKADFTVVPTSSDSAVIGLVSNLMLGFFLLVLFLLIMRRTANAPGGPGQILNFGKSRARFQMEAETGVGFNDVAGIEEAKEELQEVVTFLKKPEKFTAVGARIPKGVLLIGPPGTGKTLLAKAIAGEAGVPFFSISGSEFVEMFVGVGASRVRDLFKKAKESAPCLVFIDEIDAVGRQRGAGIGGGNDEREQTLNQLLTEMDGFEGNTGIIVIAATNRPDVLDSALLRPGRFDRQVTVDLPTFNGRLQILGVHARGKKVDEEVSLEVVARRTPGFSGAELANLLNEAAILTARRRKPAITNVEIEDAIDRVTIGMTLTPLLNSKKKWLIAYHEVGHALLMTLLKHTDPLNKVTIIPRSGGVGGFAQQVFDEERVDSGLYSRAWLLDQITILLGGRAAEVEIFGESEVTIGASSDLRAVANLAREMVTRYGMSDLGHLALEAPGHEVFLGRDLMPRSEYSEEVAVQIDRQVRQIVTHCYDVARKLIREHRQAMDRLVELLLEKETIEGDEFRKLVRQHTTLPVKEPAALVVATSAK, from the coding sequence GTGAAATCAGCAAGAACGCGTCATCAACGGTTGACAGGCTTTGGTTTTGGGAAACTCGCTCTGGTGGTAGCTCTGGGGATGATCAATGTCCCGGCTGCTTTGGCTCAGGCCCGGAGTAGTGAAGTTTCCTACAGTCAGTTTCTCCAAGATATTAAACAGGGCAAGGTCGCTAAAGTTGATATTTACCCCGAACAGAACCTGGCGAAGTTTCATCTGAAAGGACAAAAAGACTCTAATCCGCCCCAGGAAGTCGTCTTATTTGATCGCAATTCTGAACTCGTTGAACTCCTCCGCCGCTCAAAAGCTGACTTCACCGTTGTCCCCACCAGCAGCGATAGTGCCGTCATTGGCTTGGTTTCTAATCTGATGCTGGGCTTTTTTCTTTTAGTTTTATTTCTGCTGATCATGAGACGAACGGCTAATGCACCGGGGGGGCCTGGACAGATTCTTAATTTTGGTAAGTCCCGAGCCCGCTTTCAGATGGAAGCTGAGACAGGGGTGGGCTTTAACGATGTGGCCGGGATTGAGGAAGCCAAAGAGGAACTCCAAGAAGTGGTCACCTTTTTGAAAAAACCTGAAAAATTTACTGCCGTGGGGGCGCGGATTCCCAAGGGGGTGTTGCTGATTGGACCGCCGGGAACTGGGAAAACTCTTCTCGCCAAAGCCATTGCCGGGGAAGCGGGAGTCCCCTTTTTCTCGATTTCTGGTTCGGAATTTGTGGAAATGTTTGTCGGGGTGGGGGCCTCGCGGGTACGGGATTTATTCAAAAAAGCGAAAGAAAGCGCGCCCTGCCTGGTGTTTATTGATGAAATTGACGCGGTTGGTCGGCAGCGGGGAGCCGGGATTGGTGGGGGCAATGATGAGCGAGAACAAACTCTGAATCAACTGCTGACAGAAATGGATGGCTTTGAAGGCAATACTGGCATTATTGTGATTGCCGCCACGAATCGCCCCGATGTCTTGGATTCTGCCCTCCTCCGTCCCGGCCGATTTGATCGCCAAGTCACCGTAGATTTACCCACCTTTAACGGCCGCCTCCAAATCTTAGGCGTTCATGCCCGTGGCAAAAAGGTGGATGAAGAAGTTTCCCTTGAGGTTGTGGCTCGGCGCACACCTGGTTTTTCCGGTGCAGAACTAGCAAATCTCCTCAATGAAGCGGCCATTCTCACCGCCCGGCGCCGCAAGCCAGCCATCACCAATGTCGAAATTGAAGATGCCATTGACCGCGTTACCATTGGCATGACCTTAACCCCGCTTCTGAACAGCAAGAAAAAATGGTTGATTGCCTATCATGAGGTCGGGCACGCGTTGTTGATGACCCTTCTTAAACATACGGATCCCCTCAATAAAGTCACGATTATTCCCCGCTCCGGTGGTGTCGGTGGCTTTGCCCAACAGGTGTTTGATGAGGAACGGGTCGATAGTGGTCTTTACAGCCGGGCCTGGTTATTAGATCAAATTACGATCCTCTTGGGGGGACGGGCTGCCGAAGTCGAGATTTTTGGCGAGTCAGAAGTCACGATTGGCGCAAGTAGTGATTTACGGGCTGTGGCTAACTTGGCGCGGGAAATGGTAACCCGCTATGGAATGTCGGATTTAGGACATTTGGCCTTGGAAGCCCCAGGCCATGAGGTCTTTTTAGGACGAGATTTAATGCCGCGCTCCGAATATTCGGAAGAAGTAGCTGTCCAAATTGATCGGCAAGTCCGGCAAATTGTCACCCATTGCTATGATGTGGCCCGCAAGTTGATCCGTGAACATCGCCAGGCCATGGATCGTCTAGTGGAACTCTTGCTGGAAAAAGAAACCATTGAAGGGGATGAATTTCGGAAACTAGTCCGTCAACATACCACCCTTCCAGTGAAGGAGCCAGCGGCTTTAGTGGTGGCCACATCGGCTAAGTAA
- a CDS encoding MoxR family ATPase: MNTLFQNLETELSQIVVGQTGIIHGLLVALLAEGHVILEGVPGTAKTLLVKLLSRLIAADFRRIQLTPDVLPADVLGTSIFDLNSRTFRLRKGPIFTQVLLADEINRTPPKTQAALLEAMEERQVTLDGTTIPLSPLFWTVATQNPLEFEGTYPLPEAQLDRFLFKLVVDYPPASAEKQMLVNALGGFEARNLDSLALEPIITVEQVLTARTQARQVKVEPPVQDYLLAIIQASRQQGNLLLGASPRAAVGWLRAAQAQAWLEDRDFVTPDDIKALAKPLLQHRLILRPESQLDGTTLDQVITALLSRISVPR; this comes from the coding sequence TTGAATACCCTGTTTCAGAACCTAGAAACCGAACTGAGTCAGATTGTTGTTGGTCAAACCGGGATCATCCACGGTCTCTTAGTCGCTCTTTTAGCTGAGGGCCATGTCATTCTTGAAGGTGTTCCCGGAACTGCCAAAACACTGCTGGTTAAATTACTCTCCCGTCTGATTGCCGCTGATTTTCGCCGGATTCAACTCACGCCAGATGTGCTACCTGCCGATGTCTTGGGAACCAGTATTTTTGATCTGAACAGCCGGACATTTCGTCTGCGCAAAGGGCCCATCTTCACCCAAGTTCTCTTAGCCGATGAAATCAACCGTACCCCACCGAAGACCCAAGCAGCTCTCTTAGAAGCCATGGAGGAGCGGCAAGTCACCTTAGATGGCACGACCATTCCCCTCTCACCTCTGTTCTGGACAGTGGCCACTCAAAACCCCTTGGAATTTGAAGGCACTTATCCCTTGCCTGAGGCTCAATTAGATCGCTTCCTGTTTAAATTGGTTGTGGATTACCCCCCTGCCAGTGCCGAGAAACAAATGCTGGTCAATGCTCTTGGTGGTTTTGAAGCACGGAACTTAGATAGTTTAGCCCTAGAACCCATTATCACCGTTGAACAAGTTTTGACCGCACGCACCCAGGCCCGGCAAGTGAAAGTGGAACCCCCAGTTCAAGACTATTTGTTGGCCATCATTCAAGCGAGTCGGCAACAGGGAAATTTACTTTTGGGTGCGTCCCCGCGGGCGGCTGTAGGGTGGTTGAGAGCGGCTCAGGCCCAGGCCTGGTTAGAAGATCGTGATTTTGTTACTCCCGATGATATTAAAGCCCTAGCAAAACCCCTGCTGCAACATCGCCTCATTCTCCGGCCGGAATCGCAACTGGATGGGACAACCCTAGATCAAGTGATTACAGCGTTGCTGAGTCGGATTTCTGTGCCACGTTAG